A stretch of Gemmatimonas aurantiaca T-27 DNA encodes these proteins:
- a CDS encoding ROK family protein: MQTDVRIGIDLGGTKIEGIALATDGAELARRRVPTPRSYVETVAAITALVHQLEAHVGARGTVGLGIPGVIVPETGLVKNANSTWLIGEPLARDLERALARAVRTENDANCFALSEATDGAARGADMVFGVIMGTGVGGGIVHAGRVHAGRNLIGGEWGHNGLPWATADEVPGPACYCGRQGCIESWVSGPGVAADHARTTGQRHDAASIMEAAAHGNAEAIATRTRWIGRMARSLATVINLLDPDVIVLGGGLSNTEGVVVDLVRELPRWVFSDRLVTPVVRHHHGDSSGVRGAAWLWPATGA, translated from the coding sequence ATGCAGACTGACGTACGAATTGGCATCGACCTGGGCGGGACAAAGATCGAAGGGATCGCGCTGGCAACAGACGGCGCGGAACTGGCACGACGGCGTGTGCCAACACCTCGGAGTTACGTCGAAACAGTCGCTGCGATCACCGCGCTTGTCCACCAGTTGGAAGCACACGTTGGCGCACGCGGCACCGTAGGCCTGGGTATTCCCGGTGTCATCGTGCCTGAGACCGGACTCGTCAAGAACGCCAACTCCACCTGGCTCATCGGTGAACCCCTGGCGCGCGATCTCGAGCGTGCGCTCGCGCGGGCTGTGCGCACCGAGAACGATGCCAACTGCTTTGCCTTGTCCGAGGCCACAGACGGTGCGGCGCGAGGCGCCGACATGGTGTTCGGCGTGATCATGGGCACCGGTGTTGGCGGCGGCATCGTGCACGCCGGTCGTGTGCACGCCGGCCGCAACCTCATTGGTGGCGAGTGGGGCCACAACGGCTTGCCGTGGGCCACCGCCGACGAGGTCCCGGGCCCCGCCTGCTATTGCGGACGACAGGGGTGCATCGAGAGCTGGGTGTCAGGACCGGGGGTGGCCGCCGACCATGCACGCACCACCGGGCAACGGCACGATGCCGCGTCCATCATGGAAGCCGCCGCGCACGGCAACGCCGAGGCCATCGCCACACGCACGCGCTGGATCGGACGGATGGCCCGCAGCCTCGCCACGGTCATCAACCTGCTCGATCCGGACGTGATCGTTCTGGGCGGCGGGCTGTCGAATACCGAAGGGGTCGTGGTCGATCTTGTGCGCGAATTGCCGCGCTGGGTGTTCTCCGATCGCCTCGTGACGCCGGTCGTGCGCCATCACCATGGCGATTCGAGCGGTGTACGAGGTGCGGCGTGGCTCTGGCCTGCAACAGGCGCATGA
- a CDS encoding glycoside hydrolase family 10 protein: MTPFTVPTITREFRGMWIATVANIDWPSRTGLSIPQQQAEFVALLDVAQQAGLNAVILHVRAAGDALYPSTLEPWMRSFSGTQGVDPGWDPLQYAIEQSHARGIELHAWFNPFRAGNASDTARLAEAHFGRKRPDILRRYCSQLWFDPGEAATHDQAIAVVSDVVRRYAVDGVHIDDYFYPYPETGCTTDFPDNTAFAAYQRQGGTMARADWRRDNVNRFVERLYATVRGLSRTARVGISPFGIWRPGNPAGITGLDSYASIYADSRLWLQRGWADYFAPQLYWSSTSVGQNYNALLTWWTQQNTMRRHLWPGLASYRIADGSSAPFAVTEISTQIGITRAQSSASGGPSGTIFYNASSVKNDRGGFVTALKSGLYADGAIPPATTWLEAPAPVAPTIAATRGAVNVQLTITSGGGEPQWWLVRWRTAGSWRQRVLPYTTRTLDIPQAGIEGIVVTTINRVGTASTDAVWRP, from the coding sequence GTGACACCGTTCACCGTGCCGACCATTACGCGAGAGTTCCGCGGCATGTGGATCGCCACGGTGGCCAACATCGATTGGCCGTCCCGCACGGGACTCTCCATTCCGCAGCAGCAGGCAGAATTCGTGGCGCTGCTCGATGTCGCACAGCAGGCGGGGCTCAATGCCGTGATCCTGCACGTGCGCGCGGCGGGCGATGCGTTGTATCCCTCCACCCTCGAACCGTGGATGCGGTCGTTCAGCGGGACACAGGGCGTCGATCCCGGCTGGGATCCGCTGCAGTATGCCATCGAGCAGAGTCATGCCCGCGGCATCGAACTGCATGCCTGGTTCAATCCGTTCCGAGCGGGCAACGCGAGCGACACGGCGCGTCTCGCGGAAGCACACTTCGGACGTAAACGACCCGATATCCTGCGGCGCTATTGCTCGCAGCTCTGGTTCGATCCCGGTGAAGCCGCCACGCATGACCAGGCCATCGCGGTGGTGAGTGATGTGGTGCGGCGCTATGCGGTGGATGGGGTGCACATCGATGACTACTTCTACCCTTACCCAGAGACGGGGTGCACCACCGATTTCCCCGACAACACGGCGTTTGCCGCGTATCAGCGTCAGGGAGGCACCATGGCGCGGGCCGATTGGCGGCGTGACAATGTGAATCGGTTCGTGGAGCGGCTCTACGCGACGGTGCGCGGACTGTCACGCACGGCACGAGTCGGGATCAGCCCCTTTGGTATCTGGCGTCCCGGTAATCCTGCCGGCATCACGGGGCTCGATTCGTATGCGTCCATCTACGCCGATTCGCGTCTGTGGCTGCAGCGTGGCTGGGCGGACTACTTCGCACCACAACTCTATTGGTCCAGTACGTCGGTGGGGCAGAACTACAACGCCCTGCTGACGTGGTGGACACAACAGAACACCATGCGCCGTCACCTCTGGCCCGGCCTGGCGTCGTATCGCATCGCCGACGGCAGCTCGGCGCCATTTGCCGTCACGGAAATCTCCACGCAGATCGGCATCACACGCGCCCAATCGTCTGCCAGCGGCGGGCCAAGCGGTACGATCTTCTACAATGCCAGCAGCGTGAAGAACGACCGCGGTGGATTCGTCACCGCACTGAAGTCCGGGCTCTATGCCGATGGCGCGATACCACCGGCTACCACCTGGCTCGAAGCACCAGCTCCCGTGGCACCGACCATCGCGGCCACCCGAGGGGCCGTCAACGTGCAGTTGACCATCACGTCCGGCGGCGGTGAACCGCAGTGGTGGCTCGTGCGATGGCGCACCGCTGGTAGCTGGCGTCAGCGTGTGCTGCCATACACCACCCGCACATTGGATATCCCACAAGCCGGTATCGAAGGCATTGTCGTCACCACGATCAATCGCGTCGGCACAGCCAGCACAGATGCCGTGTGGCGCCCATAA
- a CDS encoding MFS transporter, which produces MHTESSGAGDRRPSRLRSIIGGSIGNLVEWYDWYAYSAFSLYFAKSFFPPANQTVQLLNAAAVFAVGFFMRPLGGWVMGRYADRHGRKAALTLSVLLMCAGSLLIAITPSYASIGLLAPTVLVLARLLQGLSVGGEYGASATYLSEMAGQRHRGFWSSFQYVTLIAGQLIALGVLLLLQRILTHEQLLAWGWRIPFVIGACCAVVAVLMRRSLEETEDYQRDAATRPATSAAASIRGLLQHPRAVLTVVGLTAGGTVAFYTFTTYAQKFLVNTVGFTAQQATFINAVTLAVYVCLQPIVGAISDRIGRRPVLTTFAVLGTLGTVPLLTTLEHTTSVGGAIGLLLLALTAVSGYTAINAVVKAELFPTSIRALGVGLPYAITVSLFGGTAEYVALWFKSIGHEQWFYWYVTACIAGSLVVYVTMKESSKIGYMSE; this is translated from the coding sequence ATGCACACTGAATCCAGCGGCGCGGGCGACCGGCGCCCATCGCGCCTGCGATCGATCATCGGTGGATCGATCGGCAATCTGGTGGAGTGGTACGATTGGTACGCCTATTCGGCGTTCTCGCTGTATTTCGCCAAGAGTTTCTTTCCGCCGGCGAACCAGACGGTGCAGCTACTGAACGCCGCCGCCGTGTTCGCGGTGGGGTTTTTCATGCGACCGCTGGGCGGCTGGGTGATGGGTCGGTATGCCGATCGCCATGGCCGCAAAGCCGCCCTGACGTTGTCGGTGTTGTTGATGTGCGCGGGCTCGTTGCTCATTGCCATCACCCCGAGCTATGCGAGCATCGGATTGCTGGCGCCAACGGTGCTGGTATTGGCGCGATTGCTGCAGGGCTTGAGTGTGGGTGGCGAATATGGCGCGAGTGCGACCTATCTGAGTGAGATGGCCGGACAACGCCACCGCGGATTCTGGTCGAGCTTTCAGTATGTCACGCTGATTGCGGGGCAATTGATCGCACTCGGGGTGCTGCTGCTGTTGCAGCGAATCCTCACGCACGAGCAATTGCTGGCGTGGGGGTGGCGTATCCCGTTCGTGATCGGTGCCTGCTGCGCGGTGGTCGCGGTGCTGATGCGGCGTTCGCTCGAAGAAACAGAAGACTATCAGCGTGACGCCGCCACACGGCCGGCGACATCGGCGGCGGCCAGCATTCGGGGGCTGCTCCAGCATCCACGTGCCGTACTGACCGTCGTGGGCCTCACCGCGGGTGGCACCGTGGCGTTCTACACCTTCACGACATACGCCCAGAAATTTCTGGTGAACACCGTGGGCTTCACTGCCCAGCAAGCCACGTTCATCAATGCCGTGACCCTGGCCGTGTACGTGTGTCTGCAGCCCATTGTCGGCGCCATCTCCGATCGCATCGGTCGGCGGCCCGTGCTCACCACCTTTGCCGTACTCGGCACGCTGGGCACCGTGCCCTTGCTCACGACACTCGAGCACACGACCAGCGTGGGCGGTGCCATTGGCTTGTTGCTGCTGGCCCTCACCGCAGTGAGCGGCTATACCGCGATCAATGCCGTGGTGAAGGCTGAACTCTTTCCCACCAGCATTCGCGCCCTGGGTGTGGGACTGCCCTATGCGATCACGGTGTCGCTGTTTGGCGGTACGGCGGAGTATGTCGCCTTGTGGTTCAAGTCGATCGGGCACGAACAGTGGTTTTACTGGTACGTGACCGCCTGCATTGCAGGGTCGCTGGTGGTGTATGTCACGATGAAAGAAAGCAGCAAGATTGGTTATATGTCTGAATAA
- a CDS encoding acyl-CoA thioesterase, with amino-acid sequence MSFAKHGLQVFEIPITVQPEDIDDNDHVNNVVYLRWIFDVALAHWNVSAPPEMKQQYGWVATRHEIDYRREAVLGDAIVAHTWIGGVDSRRFERHTEIVRVSDDHVLARGKSLWTLLSRDTGRITRIPPEMIELFKAYMHQT; translated from the coding sequence ATGTCCTTCGCCAAGCACGGTCTCCAGGTCTTCGAGATTCCCATCACCGTGCAGCCGGAGGACATCGACGACAACGACCACGTCAACAATGTGGTTTACCTGCGGTGGATCTTCGACGTGGCGCTGGCGCACTGGAACGTGAGCGCCCCTCCCGAGATGAAGCAGCAGTATGGGTGGGTCGCTACGCGGCACGAAATCGACTATCGGCGGGAAGCCGTGCTGGGTGATGCCATCGTGGCCCACACGTGGATCGGTGGCGTCGATTCGCGGCGCTTCGAACGACACACCGAAATTGTCCGGGTGAGCGATGATCACGTGCTGGCCCGCGGCAAGTCGCTCTGGACACTGCTTTCTCGGGATACGGGGCGCATCACCCGCATCCCCCCGGAGATGATCGAACTGTTCAAGGCCTACATGCACCAGACCTGA
- a CDS encoding TonB-dependent receptor — translation MKHIKLVFLLACTPGVLAAQSARRDSVQRDSSARALPTMQVTATAVATDARRIAQPTAQLSGAALRRNQGASLGETLEQIPGVRSLSMTTGIGKPVIRGLTNNRVVTLANGQRTETQQWGHDHSPNVESADAERLEVVKGPASVLYGSDALGGVVNVVRRALPRGEGDIGVLRGRIAMAYNSANQAPSATLVGEGARGALGWRLSGTGRRAGDLRTPNGPVLNTGNLTGYLEGTTGWHGEQRDVEVTASTRDETIRIADDPITAPGYDGRQRIRTHRLTMESNLRGGGQRLQVQAGWEENRRAEFDNATTQQVTLGLASRTLTGFAHWHHAPWRGLTGVVGTAVQQTQFNTFGRYTLIPDSRTGSFGVYALEQTTVGAWSLSAGARHDWRSLSTPGNAVLGLAATSRQFNAMTGTLGAVYRAESPLSLAINVARGFRAPSASDLFANGFHEGTRAFEIGRADLRVESSLNTDVGLRLRSGVASGELTGYVNRIRDYIYLAPVGEPGRALDSLQVRQGNARLVGAEAALAVAVGHGITVQSTADVVRASNTTDGSALPFVPPFRATSSVRWDQQGPGRSASLTAEWNARQTRTFRDDFAPAAWTAVHASTGFSRMTPRGLVHIDVSVRNLFDARYQDFMSRYKEFAHAAGRTLVVRLSADL, via the coding sequence ATGAAACACATCAAACTTGTATTTCTCCTGGCCTGTACCCCGGGCGTACTCGCGGCCCAATCCGCTCGCCGCGATTCGGTGCAGCGCGACTCGTCCGCTCGCGCGCTGCCCACCATGCAGGTGACCGCGACGGCGGTCGCCACCGATGCCCGCCGTATCGCGCAGCCCACGGCGCAGCTCTCCGGAGCGGCCCTACGGAGAAACCAGGGAGCCTCGCTGGGCGAGACACTCGAACAGATCCCCGGGGTGCGCTCGCTCTCCATGACCACGGGCATCGGCAAGCCGGTGATCCGCGGGCTCACCAACAACCGCGTGGTCACGCTCGCCAATGGCCAGCGTACCGAGACCCAGCAGTGGGGTCACGATCATTCACCGAATGTGGAAAGCGCGGATGCCGAACGCCTGGAAGTAGTGAAGGGACCGGCCAGTGTGCTGTATGGCTCGGATGCACTGGGGGGCGTGGTGAATGTGGTGCGCCGGGCACTGCCGCGTGGTGAGGGAGACATCGGTGTTTTGCGTGGCCGCATCGCCATGGCCTACAACTCGGCCAATCAAGCGCCGTCGGCAACGCTCGTCGGCGAAGGAGCCCGTGGCGCCTTGGGGTGGCGCCTCAGTGGTACCGGTCGACGCGCTGGGGATCTGCGCACCCCGAACGGTCCCGTGCTCAACACGGGCAACCTCACCGGATATCTCGAAGGCACCACGGGGTGGCATGGTGAGCAACGTGATGTGGAAGTCACGGCGTCCACGCGCGACGAGACCATTCGCATTGCCGACGATCCGATCACCGCTCCCGGCTATGACGGACGGCAGCGTATTCGCACGCATCGTCTCACCATGGAGAGCAACCTGCGCGGCGGCGGACAGCGGCTGCAGGTGCAGGCCGGATGGGAAGAGAACCGTCGCGCCGAGTTCGACAATGCCACCACCCAACAGGTGACGCTGGGTTTGGCGTCGCGCACACTCACCGGGTTTGCGCATTGGCACCATGCGCCCTGGCGTGGTCTGACCGGCGTGGTAGGCACAGCGGTGCAGCAGACGCAGTTCAATACCTTCGGCCGCTACACGCTCATTCCGGACAGCCGCACGGGTTCGTTCGGTGTGTATGCCCTCGAGCAGACCACCGTCGGGGCATGGTCGCTCTCGGCCGGCGCTCGACACGATTGGCGCTCGTTGTCCACGCCAGGCAATGCGGTGCTCGGTCTGGCTGCCACCTCACGGCAGTTCAACGCGATGACGGGGACGCTGGGTGCCGTGTATCGCGCAGAGTCGCCACTGTCGCTGGCGATCAACGTGGCACGTGGCTTTCGGGCGCCCAGTGCATCGGATCTCTTTGCCAACGGCTTTCACGAAGGCACACGCGCGTTCGAAATCGGGCGCGCCGATCTGCGCGTGGAGTCCAGCCTCAATACCGACGTGGGGCTCCGTCTGCGATCAGGCGTCGCATCGGGAGAGCTCACCGGCTACGTGAATCGTATCCGGGACTACATCTACCTTGCCCCTGTGGGTGAGCCCGGGCGTGCACTCGACTCACTACAGGTGCGTCAGGGCAACGCACGTCTCGTGGGTGCGGAGGCCGCACTGGCGGTGGCGGTGGGGCACGGCATCACGGTGCAATCGACAGCCGATGTGGTGCGCGCCAGCAACACCACCGATGGCAGCGCCCTGCCCTTCGTGCCCCCCTTTCGCGCCACGTCATCGGTGCGTTGGGATCAGCAGGGGCCCGGTCGGTCGGCGTCGCTGACGGCCGAATGGAATGCACGACAGACGCGCACGTTCCGCGATGACTTCGCACCCGCGGCCTGGACCGCCGTGCACGCCTCGACGGGCTTCAGCCGGATGACACCGCGCGGCCTGGTCCACATCGATGTCAGTGTCCGAAACCTGTTCGACGCCCGATACCAGGACTTCATGTCGCGATACAAGGAGTTTGCGCACGCCGCCGGTCGCACACTGGTGGTACGACTGTCGGCAGATCTCTGA
- a CDS encoding pyridoxal phosphate-dependent aminotransferase has translation MIDATTPPSAIPGFRPVPRTGVIYVMDRARELGYRAGTDGWCNLGQGQPETGPLPGAPSRPLDVRIAADDYEYAPVGGIDALRRAVADLYNARYRQGKASQYGPENVCICGGGRSSLTRVVASLGNVNLGHVLPDYTAYEELLEIFGTFSAIPLLLEPETGYALSARDLRREITGRGLGALLLSNPANPTGRVLRGRSLAAWVQEARDLRCTLIFDEFYSHYLWDEGLMEGTTVSAAEFVEDVNRDPVVILDGLTKGWRCPGWRLSWIVGPADVIEAATSAGSFLDGGGNRPLQEAACALVDPQHAHQEVIAIHQAFARKRRILVDGLRAAGLTVEHEPEGGFYAWASVASLPAPFNDGEAFFEAALRERVITVPGIFFDINPGKRRADHTSRFRQYLRFSFGPDEASVREAVGRLQKMVGR, from the coding sequence ATGATCGACGCTACCACACCTCCGTCTGCCATTCCCGGCTTCCGCCCGGTGCCACGCACCGGTGTCATCTACGTGATGGATCGCGCGCGCGAACTTGGCTATCGCGCCGGCACCGACGGTTGGTGCAATCTTGGGCAGGGCCAGCCTGAGACCGGACCGCTGCCTGGTGCCCCGTCGCGGCCGCTCGACGTGCGTATCGCCGCCGACGACTACGAATACGCTCCCGTGGGCGGCATCGACGCGCTGCGGCGCGCCGTCGCCGATCTGTACAATGCACGCTATCGGCAGGGCAAGGCGTCGCAGTATGGCCCGGAGAACGTGTGCATTTGTGGTGGCGGGCGTTCGTCGCTCACCCGCGTCGTCGCATCGTTGGGCAACGTGAATCTTGGCCACGTATTGCCCGACTATACGGCGTACGAAGAACTGCTCGAGATCTTCGGCACGTTCAGTGCGATCCCGTTGCTGCTGGAACCCGAAACCGGCTACGCCCTCTCGGCGCGCGACCTGCGACGTGAAATCACGGGCCGCGGGCTCGGCGCGTTGTTGCTGTCCAATCCGGCAAATCCCACCGGTCGGGTCTTGCGTGGCCGTTCGCTCGCCGCGTGGGTGCAGGAAGCGCGTGATCTGCGCTGCACGCTGATCTTCGACGAGTTCTACTCCCACTACCTGTGGGATGAAGGACTGATGGAAGGCACCACCGTGAGTGCTGCGGAGTTCGTGGAAGACGTGAATCGCGACCCGGTGGTGATCCTCGATGGACTCACCAAGGGCTGGCGCTGCCCCGGCTGGCGTTTGAGCTGGATTGTGGGCCCCGCTGATGTGATCGAAGCCGCCACCAGTGCCGGCAGCTTCCTCGACGGTGGTGGAAACCGTCCGCTGCAGGAAGCCGCGTGTGCGCTGGTCGATCCACAGCACGCACACCAGGAAGTGATTGCCATTCATCAGGCCTTCGCGCGCAAGCGTCGCATTCTGGTGGATGGACTGCGCGCCGCCGGCCTCACGGTAGAGCACGAACCGGAAGGCGGCTTCTATGCCTGGGCCAGTGTGGCGTCACTGCCTGCCCCGTTCAACGACGGCGAGGCCTTCTTCGAGGCCGCCCTGCGGGAACGGGTGATCACCGTGCCCGGCATCTTTTTCGACATCAATCCCGGCAAGCGGCGGGCGGACCATACATCGCGGTTCCGCCAATACCTGCGTTTCTCGTTCGGACCGGACGAGGCCAGTGTGCGGGAAGCGGTAGGTCGCTTGCAGAAGATGGTCGGACGCTAG
- a CDS encoding YdeI/OmpD-associated family protein — protein sequence MYFASAAEFRAWLERHHAETSELLVGFHKIGSGIPSMTWTESVREVLCFGWIDGVRKRVDETRYTIRFTPRRVGSIWSAVNVKHVEELEAAGRMTDAGRRAFEARTGNKVGIYAFEQVTVELPEPYAGRFRRKKKALAFFEAQAPSYRKVAVWWVISAKREDTREKRFTMLMDCSARGERLP from the coding sequence ATGTATTTCGCCTCGGCTGCGGAGTTTCGGGCATGGCTGGAACGCCATCACGCGGAGACGAGTGAGCTACTGGTGGGATTCCACAAAATCGGCAGTGGGATACCCAGCATGACGTGGACCGAGTCGGTCCGCGAGGTGCTGTGCTTTGGCTGGATCGATGGCGTGCGCAAACGTGTCGACGAGACGCGCTACACGATTCGCTTCACACCACGAAGAGTGGGCAGTATCTGGAGCGCGGTGAACGTGAAGCACGTCGAAGAGCTGGAAGCGGCGGGTCGCATGACCGACGCCGGACGCCGGGCGTTCGAAGCGCGCACCGGCAACAAGGTGGGCATCTATGCGTTCGAACAAGTCACTGTCGAATTGCCGGAGCCCTATGCCGGACGATTCCGGCGGAAGAAGAAGGCGTTGGCGTTCTTCGAAGCACAGGCGCCGAGCTATCGCAAAGTGGCCGTGTGGTGGGTGATCAGCGCCAAGCGGGAAGACACACGGGAAAAACGCTTCACCATGCTGATGGACTGTTCGGCACGCGGTGAGCGTCTGCCCTAG
- a CDS encoding S9 family peptidase, protein MSVFSPKRLAAPLALLAAAPFSVAMAQNAAGAATSAPATNGSWDPQRALRAETFIKPPENIERMVMTPRVDISFENQSPDRRWFLRPTGADRGDIKAYGAPHIWLGGLQVDTRANRARSVTTSNRSGIELVDPRTGSTRALQVPAGASISAPVWSPTGSHVAFIANFPTASYAYVADVNTGKSTRLSERPLLATFVTDLEFTGDGKHVVTVLVPTARGALPTHGAGDIEDGPQVRLTESRAVPQPVHFSLLKDPHDKAQLTYYTTGQVALIDVRSKAVRNIGAPTMVRDLSASHDGAWVRVTRMVEPFSYLVPVNNFGTVQELWDGTGKVVSTLARTPLREAQAGGGGFGGGDAVAASDTTKRNLQWYPIGAGILYLKNVPGAAPAAPAGGRSGGPNGAAGDSTVTRGQGMGAGAPIRVQAAKGQIVLWRAPYGPNDTTVLYQGGPQLTNVAFSTDSTTMFVADSGAVIAVRVKEPTQRFNLGRNVRLPAAGGGPFGGGGFGGAAQNTDSTAGQLVARRVHGVNYVLLGKDGKSVALTGTRAPGANWYKQAPRPFLDRMDITSRSRTRLMDSPADTYESFVAALDDDVSQFVVTRESRTTIQDAWLRSAGGTDAKQLTKNVDVGPEVSGAISKRFQVTRPRDGTKYWVDVLLPRDWKPGQKLPGIIWFYPREYSNLQDYERSRYTTNINAFRAVPSARPASAQWMFVSQGYAFIQPDIPIYGDAGRMNDNYTRDLKENLDAVINAAVDSGFVDRDRMGLGGHSYGAFSTVNAMSLMPNFKAGIAGDGMYNRTLTPFGFQSERRNFYQAQSTYLDMSPFLRADKISGALLLYHALEDQNTGTDPISSTRMYAALQGLGKNAALYMYPYEDHSVSTYASDLDMWARWVAWMDIYVKNAKPAASIVP, encoded by the coding sequence ATGTCCGTGTTTTCCCCCAAGCGTCTCGCCGCCCCGCTGGCGCTGCTGGCCGCCGCTCCATTCTCCGTGGCCATGGCGCAGAACGCCGCCGGCGCCGCCACCAGCGCTCCGGCCACCAATGGTAGCTGGGACCCCCAGCGTGCCCTGCGCGCCGAGACCTTCATCAAGCCGCCCGAGAACATCGAGCGCATGGTGATGACGCCGCGTGTGGACATTTCCTTCGAGAACCAGAGCCCGGACCGGCGCTGGTTCCTGCGCCCCACCGGCGCGGATCGCGGCGACATCAAGGCGTACGGCGCGCCTCACATCTGGCTCGGCGGCCTCCAGGTGGACACCCGCGCCAACCGTGCCCGCAGTGTGACCACCAGCAACCGTAGCGGCATCGAACTCGTCGATCCGCGCACGGGCAGCACGCGGGCGCTGCAGGTGCCGGCCGGGGCTTCGATCAGCGCCCCGGTCTGGTCACCCACCGGTTCGCACGTGGCCTTCATCGCGAACTTCCCCACGGCCAGCTATGCGTATGTGGCCGATGTGAACACGGGCAAGTCGACCCGCCTCAGCGAGCGTCCGCTGCTTGCCACATTTGTCACGGACCTCGAATTCACCGGCGACGGCAAACATGTCGTGACGGTGCTGGTGCCTACGGCACGCGGCGCTCTGCCCACCCATGGTGCCGGCGACATCGAAGACGGTCCGCAGGTGCGCCTCACCGAATCGCGCGCCGTGCCGCAGCCCGTGCACTTCTCGTTGCTCAAGGACCCGCACGACAAGGCACAACTGACCTACTACACCACGGGTCAGGTCGCCCTCATCGATGTGCGGAGCAAGGCCGTGCGCAACATCGGCGCGCCTACGATGGTCCGGGATCTCTCCGCGTCGCACGACGGCGCGTGGGTCCGCGTGACACGGATGGTGGAGCCGTTCTCGTACCTGGTACCGGTCAACAACTTCGGCACGGTGCAGGAACTGTGGGACGGCACCGGCAAGGTGGTGTCGACACTCGCCCGCACACCACTGCGTGAAGCCCAGGCTGGCGGCGGTGGGTTTGGCGGCGGCGATGCGGTGGCCGCGTCCGACACGACCAAGCGCAACCTGCAGTGGTACCCCATCGGGGCGGGCATCCTGTATCTCAAGAATGTGCCGGGTGCGGCGCCCGCAGCGCCGGCCGGTGGCCGGAGTGGCGGCCCCAATGGCGCAGCAGGTGACAGCACGGTCACGCGCGGCCAGGGCATGGGCGCCGGTGCGCCGATTCGTGTGCAGGCCGCCAAGGGACAGATCGTGTTGTGGCGCGCGCCGTACGGCCCCAATGACACCACGGTGCTCTATCAGGGTGGCCCGCAGCTCACCAATGTCGCGTTCAGCACCGACAGCACCACGATGTTCGTGGCCGACAGCGGCGCGGTCATCGCCGTGCGCGTGAAGGAACCGACCCAGCGTTTCAATCTCGGTCGCAATGTGCGTCTGCCCGCCGCAGGCGGCGGCCCCTTTGGTGGCGGCGGGTTTGGTGGTGCGGCACAGAACACCGACTCCACCGCGGGCCAGCTCGTGGCGCGTCGGGTGCACGGCGTCAACTACGTGCTGCTGGGCAAGGACGGCAAGTCGGTGGCGCTCACCGGCACGCGCGCACCGGGCGCCAACTGGTACAAGCAGGCTCCGCGTCCGTTCCTCGATCGCATGGACATCACCTCACGGTCGCGCACACGTCTCATGGACAGCCCGGCGGACACCTACGAGTCCTTCGTGGCCGCGCTCGATGACGACGTATCGCAGTTCGTGGTGACCCGTGAATCGCGCACCACGATTCAGGATGCCTGGCTGCGTTCGGCTGGTGGCACCGACGCCAAGCAGCTCACGAAGAACGTCGATGTGGGCCCCGAAGTGAGCGGCGCGATCTCGAAGCGTTTCCAGGTCACGCGCCCGCGTGACGGCACGAAGTACTGGGTGGACGTGCTGCTGCCGCGCGACTGGAAGCCGGGTCAGAAACTGCCGGGCATCATCTGGTTCTATCCGCGCGAGTATTCGAATCTCCAGGACTACGAGCGCTCACGCTACACCACCAACATCAACGCCTTCCGGGCTGTGCCCTCGGCGCGTCCGGCGTCGGCGCAGTGGATGTTCGTGTCGCAGGGGTATGCGTTCATTCAGCCAGACATCCCCATCTACGGCGATGCCGGTCGCATGAACGACAACTACACGCGCGACCTCAAGGAAAACCTCGATGCGGTGATCAACGCGGCGGTCGATTCCGGCTTCGTCGATCGTGATCGCATGGGCCTGGGCGGTCACAGCTACGGCGCGTTCAGCACCGTGAATGCGATGTCGCTGATGCCGAACTTCAAGGCCGGCATTGCCGGTGACGGTATGTACAACCGCACGCTGACCCCGTTCGGGTTCCAGAGCGAACGCCGCAACTTCTACCAGGCGCAGTCCACGTACCTCGACATGTCGCCGTTCCTGCGGGCCGACAAGATCTCGGGGGCGCTGCTGCTGTATCACGCCCTGGAAGATCAGAACACCGGCACCGACCCGATCAGCTCCACGCGCATGTACGCAGCCCTGCAGGGACTTGGCAAGAACGCTGCCCTGTACATGTACCCGTACGAAGATCACTCCGTCTCCACGTATGCGAGCGATCTGGACATGTGGGCCCGCTGGGTCGCGTGGATGGACATTTACGTCAAAAACGCGAAACCTGCAGCATCCATCGTTCCCTGA